A window of the Hordeum vulgare subsp. vulgare chromosome 5H, MorexV3_pseudomolecules_assembly, whole genome shotgun sequence genome harbors these coding sequences:
- the LOC123395418 gene encoding metacaspase-9 has protein sequence MEGQTNKRLATLVGCNYVGTPYELRGCINDVDAVRDTLVARFGFAPADVAVLTDVRGAEVLPTGANIRRALADMVARAAPGDVLFFHYSGHGTLVPPQHGEGGAEKEAIVPSDFNLITDVDFRLLVDRVPPGASFTIVSDSCHSGGLIDQEKEQIGPSVCFDSGAPPTRTARFVPYVALLDHLSAISGMPSSIHIADHLVALFGADASAKFHAHGRSGNGSTLSTALAPASAPTQPRPDEGILLSGCQTNETSADVPSYEASGGKACGAFSSAVQSVLAAHPTPMSNRELVAKARAVLNEVGFEQHPCLYCTDANAEAPFLSQGKEEAAVGAALL, from the coding sequence ATGGAGGGGCAGACGAACAAGAGGCTGGCCACGCTGGTGGGCTGCAACTACGTGGGCACGCCCTACGAGCTCCGCGGCTGCATCAACGACGTCGACGCCGTGCGGGACACCCTCGTCGCCCGGTTCGGCTTCGCACCGGCCGACGTCGCCGTGCTCACCGACGTGCGCGGCGCAGAGGTGCTCCCGACGGGGGCCAACATCCGGCGCGCGCTGGCGGACATGGTCGCCCGCGCCGCCCCCGGGGACGTGCTCTTCTTCCACTACAGCGGCCACGGCACGCTCGTCCCGCCGCAGCACGGCGAGGGCGGCGCGGAGAAGGAGGCGATCGTGCCGTCCGACTTCAACCTCATCACGGACGTGGACTTCCGGCTGCTGGTGGACCGTGTGCCGCCGGGCGCGAGCTTCACCATCGTGTCCGACTCGTGTCACAGCGGCGGCCTCATCGACCAGGAGAAGGAACAGATCGGGCCCTCCGTCTGCTTCGACTCCGGCGCCCCGCCCACGCGCACCGCCCGGTTCGTTCCCTACGTCGCGCTCCTCGACCACCTCTCGGCCATCTCGGGCATGCCTTCCTCCATTCACATCGCCGACCACCTCGTGGCACTCTTCGGCGCTGATGCCAGCGCCAAGTTCCACGCTCACGGCCGCAGCGGCAATGGCAGCACCCTGTCCACCGCACTGGCACCGGCATCGGCGCCAACGCAGCCGCGCCCGGACGAAGGCATCCTGCTGAGCGGGTGCCAGACGAACGAGACCTCCGCGGACGTGCCGTCGTACGAGGCCAGCGGAGGCAAGGCATGCGGGGCGTTCAGTAGCGCGGTACAGAGCGTGCTGGCGGCGCACCCGACGCCGATGAGCAACCGGGAGCTCGTCGCGAAGGCCAGGGCGGTGCTGAACGAGGTGGGTTTCGAGCAGCACCCATGTCTCTACTGTACGGACGCCAACGCCGAGGCACCGTTCCTTTCGCAGGGTAAggaggaggcagcggtgggcGCGGCGCTGCTGTAG